In Chrysoperla carnea chromosome 2, inChrCarn1.1, whole genome shotgun sequence, the following proteins share a genomic window:
- the LOC123291856 gene encoding facilitated trehalose transporter Tret1-like yields the protein MLEKSINIERKLEETLEKLGSIKTIDKFNNEKKIEVKDNYWPQYLAVFTAALSYYNRGLHSAWTSPALPKLLTNGTEIDSYFPISSTEGSWIVVSYSASISVGAPLAAYLIHSIGRKNTILLTAFPTLLAFLLIAFAPSIECFYVARILAGISEGLANIALPVYVGEVAQAKIRGFLGSITAIFLTLGLLSVNVIGSYTTIFQTSMILSIFPILLIGTFYWMPESPYYLMMKNDINSAEQSLIKLRGTKMVQEELKLIQVTVEKQMANEGTFKALFCVRSNRRALLLALAMETVLQLSGIQAILAYTQIIFIESGEQITSEMSSILLMIIQLIASISATNFVDKLGRKPLLMISCAGCGIALMFEGLYFYLQYIGYDCLHSFSWVPLSALILYIIVYSMGLAIIINILLGEIFAANVKGKAIGINTILYGILAFFVSKLFQIMTDHVGMFVPFWIYGIFSLSAVVYIYYCVPETKGKTLDEIVEWFEKS from the exons ATGTTAGAAAAATCTATCAACATTGAGAGAAAATTGGAAGAAACGTTGGAAAAATTAGGAAGCATTAAAACTATtgacaaatttaataatgagaaaaaaattgaagtaaagGATAATTATTGGCCGCAATATCTTGCTGTTTTTAcag CGGCTTTATCATATTATAATCGTGGATTACATTCTGCATGGACATCTCCAGCTCTGCCCAAATTACTGACGAATGGCACAGAAATAGATTCATATTTTCCAATTTCAAGTACGGAAGGTTCTTGGATTGTTGTTTCGTATTCGGCAAGCATATCTGTTGGAGCACCATTAGCTGCATATTTAATTCACAGTATTGGACGAAAAAATACAATTCTTCTTACTGCATTTCCAACGCTATTAGCTTTTTTACTAATTGCATTCGCCCCATCCATTGAATGCTTTTACGTAGCACGCATATTAGCTGGTATATCAGAAGGTTTAGCTAATATTGCTTTACCTGTGTATGTTGGTGAAGTTGCACAAGCTAAAATACGAGGTTTTCTTGGATCTATTACCGCAATATTTTTAACGCTTGGATTATTATCCGTAAATGTGATTGGATCATATACAACAATTTTCCAAACATCAatgatattatcaatatttccaatattattaattggaaCATTTTATTGGATGCCCGAGTCACCATATTATTTAATgatgaaaaatgatattaattcaGCGGAACAATCATTGATTAAATTACGTGGAACAAAAATGGTACAAGAGGAATTGAAACTGATTCAAGTAACCGTAGAAAAACAAATGGCAAATGAGGGAACATTTAAAGCATTGTTTTGTGTTCGTAGCAATCGACGAGCATTACTATTAGCTTTGGCTATGGAAACAGTATTGCAATTAAGTGGTATTCAAGCGATATTAGCATAcactcaaattattttcatcgaaTCCGGAGAACAAATCACATCAGAAATGTCATCAATTTTGTTAATGATCATACAATTAATTGCATCAATTTCCGCcacaaattttgttgataaattagGACGTAAACCATTGTTAATGATTTCTTGCGCCGGATGTGGAATTGCTTTAATGTTTGAAGGTCTTTACttttatttgcaatatattGGATACGATTGTCTACACAGTTTCAGTTGGGTACCACTTTCTGCCTTAATTCTTTACATAATTGTGTATAGCATGGGCTTAGCAATAATCATTAACATATTATTAGGGGAAATTTTTGCAGCAAATGTTAAGGGTAAAGCAATTGGAATCAATACTATTTTGTATGGAATTTTAgcattttttgtatcaaaattattccaaataatGACTGATCATGTAGGTATGTTTGTACCATTTTGGATTTATGGTATATTTTCGTTATCGGCggtagtttatatttattactgtGTACCAGAAACCAAAGGAAAAACATTAGATGAAATTGTGGAATGGTTTGAAAAATCGTAA
- the LOC123292170 gene encoding facilitated trehalose transporter Tret1-like, translated as MKDSLSIIKSESYLSRVSISLSTKDKIQQKRNTFCRYLPQCLAVLSASLAFFSRGLHQGWTSPALPKLLTNGTETNSYFQITTEEGSWIVTLYSGSISIGAPVAAFLIFTVGRKTTILFSAVPHLMSLLLIAFAGSVEYLYVARVLAGFSEGVANIAVPAYVGEIADSNIRGVLSCVYTVLSISGLLLINIIGSYTTIFQTSMICSVFPILLILTFFWMPESPYFHLMQNNSKSAEKCLQQLRGTKNVKTELVEITHAVEKQMLNAGTFTDLFTIRSNRRALQLAIALETIQQLSGITAILSYAQIIFIESGQKMSSEMSSIILMSVQLVMSMIGASVVDRLGRRPLLMFSCFGCFLALFFEGLYFYFQYIEYQYIDNLFWLPLVALISYFIVYSAGLAIILNVYAGEIFSTSVKGKALGLVMIWYGILAFFASKLFQKLVDDIGMFVPFWMYAFSCLLGLIYAYLWVPETKGKTLEEIQDWLENN; from the exons ATGAAGGATTCATTATCAATCATTAAATCCGAAAGTTACTTATCGAGAGTATCAATATCTTTGTCAACCAAAGATAAAATACAGcaaaaaagaaatacattttGCAGATATTTACCACAATGTTTAGCTGTATTATCAG CCTCATTAGCCTTCTTCAGCCGTGGCTTACATCAAGGATGGACGTCGCCTGCATTGCCTAAGCTATTAACAAATGGCACTGaaacaaattcatattttcaaattactaCCGAAGAAGGATCTTGGATTGTTACCTTATACTCAGGGAGTATATCCATTGGAGCTCCGGTTGCAGCGTTTTTAATCTTTACTGTCGGtcgaaaaacaacaattttattttcagcaGTACCACATCTCATGTCACTTCTACTAATTGCCTTTGCTGGATCAGTGGAATACTTATATGTAGCACGAGTTTTAGCTGGTTTTTCTGAGGGAGTTGCAAATATTGCAGTGCCTGCGTACGTGGGTGAAATTGCAGATTCTAATATTCGTGGTGTTTTATCATGCGTATACACAGTATTGTCAATAAGTGGATTACTTTTGATAAACATTATTGGATCTTATACAACAATATTCCAAACTTCCATGATTTGCTCAGTATttccaatattattaattcttacGTTCTTTTGGATGCCAGAATCACCGTACTTCCATTTAATGCAAAATAATTCGAAATCAGCTGAAAAATGCTTACAGCAATTACGAggaacgaaaaatgttaaaactgAATTGGTAGAAATAACTCACGCTGTCGAGAAACAAATGTTGAATGCTGGAACATTTACTGATTTATTTACAATTCGTAGCAATCGTCGAGCTCTGCAATTAGCTATCGCACTAGAAACAATTCAACAACTCAGTGGGATTACAGCAATTCTATCTTATGcccaaattattttcattgaatctgGCCAGAAAATGTCGTCAGAAATgtcatcaattattttaatgtccGTTCAATTGGTCATGTCAATGATTGGAGCAAGTGTTGTAGATCGTCTAGGTCGTAGACCATTATTAATGTTTTCATGTTTTGGATGTTTCTTAGCATTATTTTTCGAAGGATTATATTTCTATTTCCAATACATCGAATATCagtatatagataatttattttggcTTCCACTAGTAGCCTTAATTTCTTACTTTATTGTATATAGTGCCGGTTTAgcaataattttgaatgtttatgCTGGAGAAATATTCTCAACATCTGTTAAAGGTAAAGCCTTGGGTTTAGTAATGATTTGGTATGGGATATTAGCTTTTTTTgcgtcaaaattatttcaaaaattagttgATGATATTGGTATGTTTGTACCATTTTGGATGTATGCCTTTTCCTGTTTATTAGGattaatatatgcatatctTTGGGTGCCCGAAACGAAAGGAAAAACATTGGAAGAAATTCAAGATtggttagaaaataattaa